Part of the Thermodesulfobacteriota bacterium genome is shown below.
AAATTTCCGCCTGACGGCTGCATCGGCAATGCTTTGATATCCGGGGAGCTTGTCCGGTAAGGCCCCCATGTCACAAGCGCCCTGGACGTTATTCTGCCCGCGCAGGGGATTCACCCCGCCGCCTTCAATCCCTACATTACCGCACAGCATGGCCAGGTTGGCAATAGCCTTTACATTGTCCGTGCCGCTCCGGTGCTGTGTAATACCCATACAATAGACGATGGCGGCCCGCCCCGCCTGCGCGTAGAGACGGGCGGCTTTCTTGAGGTCTCCCGCCGGTATCCCGGTGATCATCTGCACCAGTTCAGGGGTATATTTTTCCACGGTTTGGGCAAAGGCCTCGAAGCCTTCGGTCCGCTCCCTAACGTAATCCTTATCCCATAGCCCCTCTTTAATAATGATATGGGCCAACCCATTTAACCAGGCTATATCCGTACCCGGCCGGGGCCGGAGATAAATATCCGCATACTGCGTCATCTTGATCACGCGGGGGTCAACCACGATAAGCTTTTTACGCAACCGGGTAACTGCGTTTATAATATGAAGGCTGATAATCGGGTGGTTTTCTGTGGTATTGCTGCCTGTAAGCAGGATAACGTCGGCCTTCTCCAGGTCCTGGATGGAATTGGTCATGGCCCCGCTGCCGAATGCGGCAGCCAGACCGGCTACCGTGGAGGAGTGTCAGAGCCGGGCGCAGTGGTCTATATTATTCGTGCCAAAGACGGCCCGGGCCAGCTTTTGCATCAAATAGTTTTCTTCATTAGTACATTTAGCCGAGCAGAGTACCCCCAGACTCTCCGCTCCATACGCCTCTTTGAGTTCCTTAAGTCTATCGGCAATAAGCTCCAGGGCCTCATCCCAACTGCAGGCCTGAAGTTCGCCGTCCCTCCGTATCATAGGTGTAGTAAGCCGGTCTGGATGTTTGATAAAATCATGCCCGAAGCGCCCTTTTACGCAGAGGTGCCCTTGATTGGGAATAAAGTCCGGATCAGAGCTTACTTCTACCAACTTTTCCCCCCGGATATTGAGAATCAGGTTACAACCTGTGCCGCAATACGGGCAGACAGTCCTCACCTGCCTGAGCTCTCCGGCCAGGGATTGTTCTGTTTCCTTCTTGACCAGGGCCCCGGTCGGACAATTATCGGCGCAGAGGCCGCAAAACACGCAGTTGTCATTAATAGTCAGAGAAATCGCCCGTAACTGGTCAAGGGTTTCCAGTTCGCCTTCTTCTAAGTTGATGGCCTCATATTCACAGACATTCTTACAACGCCGGCAGAGCACACATTTATTCCGGTCAATGGTTATAAAAGGATGGCTGCGGTCCACCTTATAGTTGAGGCGGGTGCCGATCCCGTAATGAGAAAGATCAACATCATATTGAGGGGCCTCCCGTCGAATAATGCATTTGTCCACGGCATGACACCCGCACCCCAGGCAACGCTCCGCCTCTTCCACCGCCATCTCTTTAGTATAACCCGTTTCTAACTCGCCAAAGTCACCTAACAGGGTTTTGGGATGACGTACCGGCATCTTATGCCTGGAACGCTGGGGTACTTCTTCGAAGTTCCGCAGATCGACGTCTTCAAAAAATTCGCCTTTAGTGATATTAAACGGGATACGCGGCGACTCTATCCTCCGTTCGGTCAAGTACGTATGAATGGCATCGGCTGCCTTTCGGCCTTGAGCTATGGCCTCGACAACAGTGCGCGGTCCGCTGACCGCATCGCCTCCGGCAAATATCCCCTCTAGATTGGTGACAAGAGTACCGGAGGCCGCCTCGATAGTATTCCGGCGGGTAAGCCCTAACCCTTCGGTCAGGCCCTCGGCATGACATTTTCCGATCTCTACAGATTGGCCAATAGCCGCGATAACACTATCTACCCGTATTACACTTTCAGACCCGGTGACAGGCACGGGACGCCTCCGGCCGCTCTGATCCGGTTCCCCCAGTTTCATCCTCTGAACCTCGAGATCAAGGAACCCATCGCCCGGAGTAATCCTGATTGGGGCCGCCATCAGGAAAAATTTAACACCTTCGTCCTCCGCCTCTTTGATCTCGCGGTGGCTGGCCGGCATCTCCATCCGTGACCGGCGGTAAACTATAATCACCTCATTCGCCCCCATCCTGAGACAGGTGCGCGCGGCGTCAATGGCGGTATTGCCCCCGCCGATTACAGCCACCCTTGATCCTACCTGAACCTTCTCACCTTCAGCAAACCTGCGGAGAAAATCGATGCCGGAAAAGACTCCGGGGAGATCTTCACCTTCGACGCCCATGGGACGGCTCTTCCACGCCCCTATACCGATGAATATGGACTCGAACCCTTCCTGTTTCAGGCTCTCCAGAGAAAAATTCTTGCCCCATCTCCGGCCGGTCCTGACCTCAACACCCAGGTCAAGGATAAATTGTATCTCGGCATCCAATATTTTCTTGGGCAAGCGGTACTCCGGGATGCCGTAACGAAGCATCCCGCCCAATGCAGGCATGGCTTCGAATATGGTCACCTGGTGTCCCTTGCGGGCCAGATAGTATGCAGCAGTAAGCCCGGCCGGCCCACCTCCGATCACGGCCACCCGGTGATCGGTAGATAGTCGCTGGGGCACAGGAATGGACTCCTTGTGTGCGAGTCCATAGTCGGCTGCAAACCTCTTCAGATGGTTTATCGCCACACTGCCATCTACGAGATTCCGGCGGCAGCGCGATTCACAAAATCGGGGGCAGACCCGCCCTACCGAAAGAGGCAGGGGATTTTTCTCCTTAATCAGCTCCAGGGCCTCAAGGTATCTCCCGGCCGCAATATGGGCGATATACCCCTGGATATCAATATTGGCAGGGCAATCGAGGGAACATGGCGCTATGCAGTCGCCATAATGTTCAGAAAACAGGAGTTCCAGGATGACCCGGCGGGCGGTCTTTACCTTTTCGGTATGGGTGGCTACCACCATGCCCTCAGAGACCGGAGTAGCACAGGAAGCGATGAGTTTGTCTTTACCTTCGACCTCCACGACACACATTCGGCAGGAGGCCGGGGGTTTTTTGAATTGGGGCAGGTAGCAAAGGGTGGGAATCTGGATGGCAGCCCTGCGGGCTGCCTCCAGGATGGTGGTTCCTTTCTCGACAGTTACTTTTCGGCCATCAATGGTTAAGGTTACTTCGGGCATACCTTATACGTACAATATTATTCAGGTATATGCTTTTAAAAATTACACTGTCAGCCAGGAGTGAGAATAGAGCGTCTTTCCCATAAGGACCCGCGCCGTCTTATAGTACTCAAGTTCTTTTGGACCAAGGCCCTTGGGATCAGGCTCATTTCCGTCCATCATGCCATGTACGAGATTGACTATTTCGGTCATCCCCCCCTTGGCAATGGTTAATAATTCCGTATCATAACCATCTACGATGGCCGAGTAAATACCGTATTTCATGAGCATTATGAGGTAACAACGGTTGATATGAGGTCTCAGTTCGTGCGGAGCCCCGTTCGAGATATTGGAAAGGCCGACAATGGATTTGGCGCCCGGGGCGATCTCCGAAAGCATGGACATAAATTCCAGGCCGGCCAGCACCTGGTTGATATCCATGCTTATCGGAGTGGCTATGGGATCTATCCATATCTTTTCTGTAGGAATACCGGCCTCATTGGCCTTGTAGATAATATCCACGCAGTGGGCCGCCCGCTCATTGGCATCCCGCGGCATACCTTCCTGACTCCAGAGAAGGCCGATCATATCGGCATTGTACTTCCCCGCCATGGGCAAAAAGGCCTCCAGCCGTTCCGGCTGCAGAGAAATTGAGTTTATAAGGGATTTACCCGGATTGGCCTTTAGACCGGCCTCAATAGCGGCTGGATTGCTGGTATCCAGGGAAAGCGGCAAGTCCGTCACCTCACATACGGTCTTAACCAGCCAATCCATAGTCTCATCGCCGCCCTTACGGGCCGGACCGATGTTGAGATCAAGATAATCTGCCCCGGCTTTAACGAGCTCCCGGGCCATATCCTGAATCGGCTTGGCATCGCGTCCCTTTATAGCCGCACCGATGGTCTTCGACATAATATTGATGTTTTCCGCCACACAAACAGCCATAAAAACCTCCACTTAAAAATGACGTTCACTGTTTTCCGATTACCGTTCACCGAAAAAACAACGATCGGTCTTGGAACTATTGAAACTATTGGAACTTGAAACTGTCTGTCGTTTATGCGCTCCACTGCTTAAGATACGCCGACAGGTGGGCCGCCTCACGGGGGCCAACCAATATCTGCCAATCCGGCAGTTCCTCTTCCAGTTCACCGCTCATGCCCGCGAGGTAACCAGGAATAACCAGCTTACGGTGTTTCACCCGATCGGCTATGCCGGACTTCTTGACAAACACAGCTACGGTATCAGCAGCAAACTTACCTGCTGCCCAGGCCGTGAGGACGGACAGACCTTCTGTGTCTTTGATCAGTAACCAGGCCGGCACCCGGCTGGACTCCACTTCGCCGGAAACGATAAAGTAGGTCAAAGAGAAATTGGATGTGATCAAAACCGGTGAATCTTCCCTGGGGCCTCCAATCTCATAGACCTTTTCCTCTACGGCCATAGGACGCTGCGGGTCGGTATAGATATTCAAGCTGTCCAGAAGAAGTGGAAATACGTTATGGCCTTCCATCTCTGAAAGGACAATAATCCCTGCATACTTGGCAATAAGCATCGAGGCGATCAGGGCTTCCTTCATCTTGCTATCCGTCAACCGGCCGGGGAAGGTAATGGTAGGGAATCCCACTTGTTTAACCTTCTTGACCAAGGCCGAACGCCGAATGACTACCTGATCCTCCAGGGCCTTCTTAACGTTCGCCGGCTGGCTGTCTATCACCAGGTCTTTAAGCCCCATTCCCAGAAGCTTATCCGTAATAGCCATGACCTCATCCAGGCCGGCGCCCCTTACCGCCAGAGGGCAGGCCGACTCTTTGGCCAGGCTGCCCATAGCCTCTGCCGTATCCTTGGTTGCTGCATAGATAAGGGGCTTCTTATCCTTGCTGACCTTTAGGGCCTCAGAAATAACCTCCGGCCTATCGCTCATCAGGATAATAGCGGCATCCATCTGATCAATCACCCGCTTTACAAAAGCGGCAAACTTACCGGCGTCTCCGGATTCTTCTTTGAGGGCCAGCATCTGCGGACGCAGAATCAATCCCACCCGTTCAAATTCCAGGTCTTTAAATTTAGAAAGTTTTTCATTTACTACGGAGTCATCCATGGTGTCGGAAAGCATAAGGGCCAGGCCCGGAGGGTTCTCAAACCTCTTCTCATGCCTGAACATCACCGTCTCACCGCCCAGTTTAACCGCACGGTCGCCCGTACCAATAGTCAAGGTGCGGATAGGCGGCGCCGAGGCCTCATCTATCTCTGCCCTCACATCGTCCGAGACATAAGGACAGGCAGCCAATTCGGCCTGACCGGTTGCCAGTTTCATGGCAAAGGCCAGACAGGTGGGAACCCCGCATTCGCCACAGTTCTTCTTGGGTAATTTCTTAAATATCTCTATGCCACTTAATGCCATTCTAAAATCTCCTTTCTATCTCGCGGCTTTCAGCATTCAGCCGTCAGCTTCAGAGCAAAACAACCAGGGCCGCTGTTTTTCATTCTGCTGAACGCTGATAGCTGAGCGCTGAAAGCTGTCTTTTTAAAGTATAGATTCCATGGTGAGCGCCGGGTGTCCAGCCTCTTCCAGGAAGGGAAGAAGATCTTCCTCCGTAGCACCCTTCGTTTCGTCAGCAATTATATCGAAGAGATTTGGAATCCCAAGCTCTTCTCCCCGGCTTTTCAGTTTGGCCTCCAGTTCCTTCTTCAACATCTGCGGCATCCACACAACACGCTTCAACCCGCCCTCGGCCAAGAGGAACTTCCGGCTGGCAATATAGTGCTTGCTTACACCCAAAAAGCCCGGGGTAACCTCCCCGCCGCCCACCATACCGGCCATAGTGGTGAATTTCATACCACTCGGCGTCATGCCCAGATAATCACGGTTGACGATCATCACCCCGTTACAAAGGGGTAAGATGGTGGCGATGCACTCAAAACAGCCACAGGCGGTCATCGGATCATGCACCAGACTATAGGCACTGGCCGTCGAGACCTTCTGCCTGGAGGCCTTAAAGATAAATTCATCCGTTCCCTTCCATTTGCCAAGGACCGGATCTATACACTTTCCCTTGACAATAGGTTGATTGGGGCCGGTAGGGTTGATCTCATACGACGCCTTGCCATCCAGCCAGTTATAGGCGCCGCACATCCCGGTTCGCTCCGGGGTAATGATGCAGACATGGCTAGGGGCAAAGGACTGACACAGGGTACAGGAATAAAAGATATCTTCTGATTCATCGGTCATACCCTCAACCCGCTTATCCCGGGCCGCATATACCTTCCGTGCCAACGCCAGTACTTCGTCCACCTTGGCCTCTTCAGTGTATATCTTGACCTGCACCTTGTCGCAGATGGCACCAAATTCCTGGTGGTACTTGGCATGCATTATCGTTCCAAGATGCTTCAGCCGGAACCCCTTCTCCACGGCTGCCTTCCCAACGCGAAGCCACATGATGGCGCGTTGTCCGATGTGCATGATGCCTTGAGCGTAATTGACCAGGTGGTGAATCTGCCGCTCCAGAATGGGCTCGAAATCCTCCTGCATCTGGCGGCCTGCCACTTCTACGAGCATGGCGAAGGGAAGCTTCGAACCCTCCTTGACCTGGTCCAGATCCGGACCGATCATCTCCACATGACCGTCTTCCACCTCATCCATATCCCGGCTTACCGTCAGTTCAACGCCTTTGGTCTTACCTCCGCCGCATTCCAGATAGAGGTCATCTTTTCGGATCCGTTCACCCTCAAAGGCCGGGCCGTAGGATACCGGTATGTCTATCTTGGACACGGTAACCTTCAAGCCCCTCACTTCTACGGCCCGCTGCACGATCTCACTGTGGGGCACGTTGCTGACCACGTGTTCGTATGTGCAGATACCGGTGGGCAGGATCTCGGGTATCGGGGTGTCGGCTATGGCGGGGAAGCCCCAGTTTATCGCCCCGGCGGCATTGGCGTACCATTCGTCGGACACCGGTCCCAAGGGCATGGCAAAAGCGAATATACGGTTCTTGTTATAGATGAGGTTGCCGCGGAAGTCACCCGGTTTGATGCCGCCGAAGGACATGGCGGCGCGGGTGGCAAAGCCCATAGCAAAGACTGTGGCCGTGTAGTCGGGCCCGAAAGAGACAAGCCGTGTGGGCCAACCGATCTGTACACCCGCCTCGACCAGCTGCTCCGACATCCTCACGCCGTTGTTCTCCGCGCACATGAAGACGTACAGATTCTTTTCCTGGAGTTCCTTCGCTATCTCGGCAGCGATCTCCTTGGTCGGAGGCGCACCCAGGATGGCCGCGAATCCCGGAGCCGTGCCGTCGACAAACTCTACGCCCCGCTTGCGCAGAATGATATCATCCGCGGCGCCGAGCCAGATATTGCCGTTTACCGGATCTTCCTGTTTCGTATAGAAATCCGGGTATTCCAGATACCGAATCGCCTCAATAATCTCCTCGGCGAAGAAGGTGGCCATGCCGGCCTCCAGAGTCGGAGCCAGATACGGCAACCAGACCTTCTCGCTGACGAGCGGTGGAAGCAACGATCGGCATTTTTCCAGTACCGGTCTTACATCCCCCAACTTGGACACCGGTACCCCGAGAATGCCGTATATGATGGGAAGATAGTATGCGGTATTCGGAAAACCCACCGCATGATCCGGTCCCCACTTATCCAGCGCCTCCTGATACTTCTGTTCGGCCTTGTCCACAATGTTGTGGGCGCCCCTAATCGCCGCTGAGCAAATAATCTTAGACACCTTAAGTTCCCCCTGTTTATCTTGTTATCTCTTATCCGGCTGTCAGGTCACTGATCATATCTTTTATAAGTGCAATAGACTCTGGATGCCTCATAATTAAAATATCCGCCCCGGCCAGCAAAAGCAGCTGCGCCGTCACGGCTTCCATAAGCACACCCCGCTTTGCCGGATCACCCAGTTTGGGAGCCTCATCCCGGCTCTGTTTGGCCTCCTTGGTCTTCCATATCTCTTTGCCTAAGTTACAGATCATTGGAAACTGAAGCCGTTCATCCTCTTGGGTTAGAGCAGCCATCCGAATACGTTCCATGACCGAGTAGCCATATTCCAGTCCGTATCCAAGGGCGCCGGTGGTCGGATCGATGAGGATGCGTCCGTCCGGCACACCCAGGTTGCCAAGCAGGATGTTGAGCTGTTTGGCCAGATTTATGTCGATAGGAGTCGAGGCAATAACCGTGTGTTCATATCCAATGGCCACAGCACCGATCTGTTTATAATTGGCCTCGGTCACCGGGCCGATCATCAAATTCCGTCCTGCGCAATCCTCGGCTATCTTTCGTAACACCTCCATATCTTTCTCCGCATTATTGCATCCCCATACGATGAGCGGGACATCCACGACTTCGGCTACCTTTTTGGTCAATGCGGCCGCCTCTTCTGCGGAACGGTTCTCGCCGTTGGGGTCTGTACTGACCAACTGAAGGGCAATCATCTCCGCGCCGTAGGTATCCACGCATTTCCTGGCCCAGGCCGCCGGGTCTGAAACCACGTCGGCAAAAGGCTCCAGGGCCTTAGGCGCCCAGTCTTCGGGCGG
Proteins encoded:
- the fdhF gene encoding formate dehydrogenase subunit alpha, which translates into the protein MRTVCPYCGTGCNLILNIRGEKLVEVSSDPDFIPNQGHLCVKGRFGHDFIKHPDRLTTPMIRRDGELQACSWDEALELIADRLKELKEAYGAESLGVLCSAKCTNEENYLMQKLARAVFGTNNIDHCARLUHSSTVAGLAAAFGSGAMTNSIQDLEKADVILLTGSNTTENHPIISLHIINAVTRLRKKLIVVDPRVIKMTQYADIYLRPRPGTDIAWLNGLAHIIIKEGLWDKDYVRERTEGFEAFAQTVEKYTPELVQMITGIPAGDLKKAARLYAQAGRAAIVYCMGITQHRSGTDNVKAIANLAMLCGNVGIEGGGVNPLRGQNNVQGACDMGALPDKLPGYQSIADAAVRRKFEEAWDARLPGEPGLTATEMIKQAGEGKIKGLYIMGENPMISDPDINHVRSALEKLELLVVQDIFLTQTAMLADVVLPAASYAEKEGTFTNTERRVQRVRQALSTPGQSRPDWKIICDLSAKMGYEMSYQSSEEIMEEIASLTPIYGGIYYDRLEEAGIQWPCPTLDHPGTPVLHCNGFTRGKGLFHALEVIPASEMPDDDYPFLLSTGRVLYHYNSGTMSRRAEGLNKMYPEVMVEMNPIDAFALNIDDHSPVRIASRRGDITVRVALTEMCQRGTVFLPFHFREAAANLLTNPGVDPVSKIPEYKICAVRIRPVHEM
- the acsB gene encoding acetyl-CoA decarbonylase/synthase complex subunit alpha/beta, producing the protein MSKIICSAAIRGAHNIVDKAEQKYQEALDKWGPDHAVGFPNTAYYLPIIYGILGVPVSKLGDVRPVLEKCRSLLPPLVSEKVWLPYLAPTLEAGMATFFAEEIIEAIRYLEYPDFYTKQEDPVNGNIWLGAADDIILRKRGVEFVDGTAPGFAAILGAPPTKEIAAEIAKELQEKNLYVFMCAENNGVRMSEQLVEAGVQIGWPTRLVSFGPDYTATVFAMGFATRAAMSFGGIKPGDFRGNLIYNKNRIFAFAMPLGPVSDEWYANAAGAINWGFPAIADTPIPEILPTGICTYEHVVSNVPHSEIVQRAVEVRGLKVTVSKIDIPVSYGPAFEGERIRKDDLYLECGGGKTKGVELTVSRDMDEVEDGHVEMIGPDLDQVKEGSKLPFAMLVEVAGRQMQEDFEPILERQIHHLVNYAQGIMHIGQRAIMWLRVGKAAVEKGFRLKHLGTIMHAKYHQEFGAICDKVQVKIYTEEAKVDEVLALARKVYAARDKRVEGMTDESEDIFYSCTLCQSFAPSHVCIITPERTGMCGAYNWLDGKASYEINPTGPNQPIVKGKCIDPVLGKWKGTDEFIFKASRQKVSTASAYSLVHDPMTACGCFECIATILPLCNGVMIVNRDYLGMTPSGMKFTTMAGMVGGGEVTPGFLGVSKHYIASRKFLLAEGGLKRVVWMPQMLKKELEAKLKSRGEELGIPNLFDIIADETKGATEEDLLPFLEEAGHPALTMESIL
- a CDS encoding dihydropteroate synthase, producing MAVCVAENINIMSKTIGAAIKGRDAKPIQDMARELVKAGADYLDLNIGPARKGGDETMDWLVKTVCEVTDLPLSLDTSNPAAIEAGLKANPGKSLINSISLQPERLEAFLPMAGKYNADMIGLLWSQEGMPRDANERAAHCVDIIYKANEAGIPTEKIWIDPIATPISMDINQVLAGLEFMSMLSEIAPGAKSIVGLSNISNGAPHELRPHINRCYLIMLMKYGIYSAIVDGYDTELLTIAKGGMTEIVNLVHGMMDGNEPDPKGLGPKELEYYKTARVLMGKTLYSHSWLTV
- a CDS encoding acetyl-CoA decarbonylase/synthase complex subunit delta, translated to MALEIPKVSYSGKIRDIVLGKGDKAITVGGGTSYPFYLFEGQMPLKPRIAMEVYDSPPEDWAPKALEPFADVVSDPAAWARKCVDTYGAEMIALQLVSTDPNGENRSAEEAAALTKKVAEVVDVPLIVWGCNNAEKDMEVLRKIAEDCAGRNLMIGPVTEANYKQIGAVAIGYEHTVIASTPIDINLAKQLNILLGNLGVPDGRILIDPTTGALGYGLEYGYSVMERIRMAALTQEDERLQFPMICNLGKEIWKTKEAKQSRDEAPKLGDPAKRGVLMEAVTAQLLLLAGADILIMRHPESIALIKDMISDLTAG
- the acsC gene encoding acetyl-CoA decarbonylase/synthase complex subunit gamma, giving the protein MALSGIEIFKKLPKKNCGECGVPTCLAFAMKLATGQAELAACPYVSDDVRAEIDEASAPPIRTLTIGTGDRAVKLGGETVMFRHEKRFENPPGLALMLSDTMDDSVVNEKLSKFKDLEFERVGLILRPQMLALKEESGDAGKFAAFVKRVIDQMDAAIILMSDRPEVISEALKVSKDKKPLIYAATKDTAEAMGSLAKESACPLAVRGAGLDEVMAITDKLLGMGLKDLVIDSQPANVKKALEDQVVIRRSALVKKVKQVGFPTITFPGRLTDSKMKEALIASMLIAKYAGIIVLSEMEGHNVFPLLLDSLNIYTDPQRPMAVEEKVYEIGGPREDSPVLITSNFSLTYFIVSGEVESSRVPAWLLIKDTEGLSVLTAWAAGKFAADTVAVFVKKSGIADRVKHRKLVIPGYLAGMSGELEEELPDWQILVGPREAAHLSAYLKQWSA